The proteins below come from a single Drosophila suzukii chromosome X, CBGP_Dsuzu_IsoJpt1.0, whole genome shotgun sequence genomic window:
- the LOC108015128 gene encoding uncharacterized protein produces the protein MGPSMEEDYRMQDATFCSCFHVFMAQIIAVIKNNKNKMAGQDQDDRIGSWFLRTDRDGDELRDVDADAISTEFCSINDKL, from the exons ATGGGGCCGTCGATGGAGGAGGATTACAGGATGCAGGACGCCACCTTTTGCAGCTGCTTCCATGTGTTCATGGCGCAAATAATCGCCGTCATcaagaacaacaaaaacaagatgGCAGGACAGGATCAGGACGACAGGATTGGGTCCTGGTTCCTGAGAACGGATAGGGATGGTg ATGAGTTGAGAGACGTTGACGCTGACGCCATTAGCACCGAGTTTTGCAGCATCAACGACAAACTTTAA